A DNA window from Halomicrobium mukohataei DSM 12286 contains the following coding sequences:
- a CDS encoding potassium channel family protein, giving the protein MKFVIVGYGRVGTRTARILDSEGHAVVIVENDLDKADRSAEEGFETVRGDGNDESVLEEAELDDADAIAGLTGDLNTNFAACMIGKEHGCRTVLRIDADYREEIYEKYAADVDEIVYPERLGAAGAKTALLGGDFNVLADLTEQLSVASVTVPDGSPVVGERVVALDLPGDARIYAHGSDREPMTIPLPRTKLAAGDTVAVMASPGTLDDVRTSLKGT; this is encoded by the coding sequence ATGAAGTTCGTCATCGTCGGCTACGGTCGGGTCGGGACGCGGACGGCACGCATCCTGGACAGCGAGGGCCACGCCGTCGTCATCGTCGAGAACGACCTCGACAAGGCCGATCGGAGCGCTGAGGAGGGGTTCGAGACGGTCCGAGGCGACGGCAACGACGAGTCCGTCCTCGAAGAGGCGGAGCTGGACGACGCCGACGCCATCGCGGGGCTGACCGGCGACCTCAACACCAACTTCGCGGCCTGCATGATCGGCAAGGAACACGGCTGTCGGACCGTCCTCCGGATCGACGCCGACTACCGCGAGGAAATCTACGAGAAGTACGCCGCCGACGTCGACGAGATCGTCTACCCCGAGCGACTCGGTGCGGCGGGTGCCAAGACCGCGCTGCTGGGCGGGGACTTCAACGTCCTGGCAGACCTCACCGAACAGCTCTCGGTCGCCAGCGTCACCGTCCCCGACGGATCGCCCGTCGTCGGCGAGCGCGTCGTTGCGCTCGATCTCCCCGGCGACGCGCGGATCTACGCGCACGGGAGCGACCGCGAACCGATGACGATCCCGCTCCCACGGACGAAGCTGGCTGCCGGCGACACCGTCGCAGTCATGGCCAGTCCCGGGACGCTCGACGACGTGCGAACGTCGCTCAAGGGCACGTAG
- a CDS encoding DUF5786 family protein → MGFGSYDESEQDNQEYDTEYDDEDGLSTSENEHDGDVEFEFTASNDELLDRLDDIKGENT, encoded by the coding sequence ATGGGGTTTGGGAGCTACGACGAATCCGAACAAGACAATCAGGAGTACGACACAGAGTACGACGACGAGGATGGACTGTCCACCTCGGAAAACGAGCACGACGGTGACGTGGAGTTCGAGTTTACGGCCTCGAACGACGAACTACTGGATCGGCTCGACGACATCAAAGGCGAGAACACGTAA
- a CDS encoding DUF7384 family protein — MTGESTRVVADADVLAVDLLVGGDARAALDHVRRHDWVTLVASVPLLDDAEAVIAGLADASLAADWRERVTTACDCVEHPPDDHPGLAAAYRGEATHLLSYDDTLRSARTGLSIQPHADLSVRPPDAFARLFDPAAVYEATHDGDYPGPDSDPRA, encoded by the coding sequence GTGACGGGTGAGTCGACCCGAGTCGTGGCCGACGCCGACGTACTCGCCGTGGACCTCCTCGTCGGTGGGGACGCCCGCGCCGCGCTCGATCACGTGCGCCGACACGACTGGGTGACGCTGGTCGCCAGCGTCCCGCTGCTGGACGACGCCGAGGCGGTGATCGCCGGTCTCGCAGACGCCTCGCTGGCCGCCGACTGGCGCGAGCGCGTGACGACGGCGTGTGACTGCGTCGAGCACCCGCCCGACGACCACCCGGGGCTTGCCGCCGCCTACCGCGGCGAGGCCACGCACCTGCTGTCGTACGACGACACGCTCCGGTCGGCCAGAACGGGACTCTCGATCCAGCCCCACGCCGACCTCAGCGTCCGTCCGCCGGACGCGTTCGCCCGGCTGTTCGACCCCGCGGCGGTGTACGAGGCGACCCACGACGGCGACTACCCCGGACCGGACAGCGACCCGCGGGCGTAG
- the nadE gene encoding NAD(+) synthase yields MSDSNRSPSDAALAREGSDLATEPEAVQGLREQLPRFVERTLERAGAEGVVVALDGRVGSTVAAVLAIEAVGVDRVCGLVLPANMNDEASARAAEAVASMLSIEYERLQLRPLLSAFQRVLGASGEPADDVVALDNAGERFRMACLYYVANTTDRLVLGSVDRTRRLLGSTTKHGDDGVDLAPLAPLYRTEVRALARAVDVPSDILDRSTRTAGRADSDPEQLGVDPETLDEILHALVDEAQPPAAVAERLAVDRATVQRVRQWRETTRHKRRPPLTPSIDL; encoded by the coding sequence GTGAGTGACTCGAACCGCAGCCCGTCCGACGCTGCACTGGCCCGCGAGGGCTCCGATCTTGCGACCGAGCCGGAGGCGGTCCAGGGACTCCGCGAGCAGTTGCCCCGCTTCGTCGAACGGACGCTCGAACGGGCCGGTGCCGAGGGCGTCGTCGTCGCGCTGGACGGGCGCGTCGGTTCGACGGTCGCGGCGGTGCTGGCGATCGAGGCCGTCGGCGTCGATCGGGTCTGCGGTCTCGTGTTGCCGGCCAACATGAACGACGAGGCTTCGGCCAGGGCGGCGGAGGCGGTCGCGTCGATGCTGTCGATCGAGTACGAGCGACTCCAGTTGCGCCCGCTGCTCTCGGCGTTCCAGCGCGTGCTCGGTGCCAGTGGGGAACCGGCCGACGACGTCGTCGCGCTCGACAACGCAGGCGAACGGTTCCGGATGGCGTGTCTGTACTACGTCGCCAACACGACCGATCGACTCGTGCTCGGCTCCGTCGATCGCACCCGGCGGCTCCTGGGATCGACGACGAAACACGGGGACGACGGCGTCGACCTCGCGCCGCTGGCACCGCTCTACCGCACCGAGGTGCGAGCGCTCGCGAGAGCGGTCGACGTGCCGTCGGATATCCTCGACCGGTCGACGCGGACGGCGGGACGCGCCGACAGCGACCCGGAGCAACTCGGCGTCGACCCCGAGACTCTCGACGAGATCCTCCACGCTCTCGTCGACGAAGCGCAACCACCGGCCGCCGTCGCCGAGCGACTCGCCGTCGATCGAGCGACGGTCCAGCGGGTCCGGCAGTGGCGAGAAACCACCAGACACAAGCGCCGCCCGCCGCTGACGCCGTCGATCGATCTCTAG
- a CDS encoding 30S ribosomal protein S24e has translation MEIDIIKEDDNPMLHRTDVRFEVRHDEATPSRLSVRDSLAAKLNKDAEEVVVHELDTKFGMRKTVGYAKVYDAPEFAREVEQDHMLERNKIVADGESGEEA, from the coding sequence ATGGAAATCGACATCATCAAAGAAGACGACAACCCGATGTTACACCGGACCGACGTTCGGTTCGAGGTGCGACACGACGAGGCGACGCCGTCGCGACTCTCCGTGCGCGACTCGCTCGCGGCCAAGCTCAACAAGGACGCCGAAGAAGTCGTCGTCCACGAGCTCGACACGAAGTTCGGGATGCGAAAGACCGTCGGCTACGCGAAAGTGTACGACGCGCCCGAGTTCGCCCGCGAGGTCGAGCAGGACCACATGCTCGAACGCAACAAGATCGTCGCCGACGGCGAGTCGGGTGAGGAGGCATAA
- a CDS encoding HTH domain-containing protein, with product MNANDIDLSPTQTQLVTTLINEHETADGPVTSGQVAEILDRSSGTVQNQLTTLQSIGLVESVQGPTGGYEPTPAAFAAIGREPMDDAETVTVSQAFDRIDATVEEIDLTNVHHPTECTAHVSLQGTLDSIEVGDPVVVGPTPSADLVVAGEVTAVSETADELVLAVRRMDAPVTEE from the coding sequence ATGAACGCGAACGACATCGACCTCTCTCCGACGCAGACTCAGCTCGTAACGACGCTCATCAACGAACACGAGACCGCGGACGGCCCGGTCACGAGCGGTCAGGTCGCCGAGATACTGGACCGCAGCTCGGGCACGGTCCAGAACCAGCTCACGACCCTCCAGTCGATCGGGCTCGTCGAGAGCGTCCAGGGGCCCACCGGCGGGTACGAGCCGACGCCAGCGGCGTTCGCCGCGATCGGTCGCGAGCCGATGGACGACGCCGAGACGGTGACCGTCTCGCAGGCGTTCGACCGGATCGACGCCACGGTCGAGGAGATCGACCTGACCAACGTCCATCACCCGACGGAGTGTACGGCACACGTCTCCCTCCAGGGGACCCTCGACAGTATCGAGGTCGGTGATCCGGTCGTCGTCGGGCCGACGCCCAGCGCCGATCTGGTCGTCGCGGGCGAAGTGACGGCCGTCTCCGAGACCGCCGACGAGCTGGTGCTCGCCGTTCGACGCATGGACGCGCCGGTAACCGAGGAGTAG
- a CDS encoding endonuclease dU produces MKAGVRALGVAESYRGSTSTLAGVVVRASRVVDGFVFGSCTVGGSDATAEIADMVDRLGREDVRYLLVSGIAPAWFNVVDLAELHDATGLPVCSITYEESEGLESAIRDAFDDSAVVDDRLSTYRAQPERRPVSVADGTVYVRSVGIDVDRAGEVVRAFTPEGGRPEPLRVARLAASAADAADREQ; encoded by the coding sequence ATGAAAGCCGGCGTCCGCGCGCTGGGCGTCGCAGAGTCGTATCGAGGGTCGACGAGCACGCTGGCCGGCGTCGTCGTTCGCGCCAGCCGGGTCGTCGACGGATTCGTTTTCGGCAGTTGCACGGTCGGTGGCAGCGACGCGACCGCCGAGATCGCCGACATGGTCGATCGGCTCGGCCGCGAGGACGTTCGGTACCTGCTGGTCTCTGGCATCGCGCCCGCGTGGTTCAACGTCGTCGATCTCGCCGAACTTCACGACGCCACCGGACTCCCGGTCTGTTCGATCACCTACGAGGAGAGCGAGGGGCTCGAATCGGCGATCCGGGACGCGTTCGACGATTCCGCGGTCGTGGACGATCGGCTGTCGACCTATCGAGCCCAGCCAGAGCGCCGTCCGGTCTCGGTCGCCGACGGAACGGTGTACGTCCGGAGTGTCGGCATCGACGTGGACCGGGCCGGCGAGGTCGTTCGCGCGTTCACGCCCGAGGGGGGACGGCCGGAACCGCTCCGGGTAGCGCGGCTGGCCGCCAGCGCTGCCGACGCCGCTGACCGAGAGCAGTAA
- a CDS encoding MBL fold metallo-hydrolase, producing MAVYTVTDGAETFTCNAYLVTGEQTTLVDAGAYVGVVDAIRDHVDELDRVVLTHQHGDHVAELASVLDAFDAELYAYGDHPRRDHALADGDTVTVGDHDCTVVYTPGHADDHVSLVSETALFSGDVVVHDDGAFDDGSFGRTDAPDQSRDRLVESIRALLDRLPESVTAMYAGHGSVFEGDVRAVVERGLERAERREPKYPEE from the coding sequence ATGGCAGTCTACACCGTCACCGACGGCGCGGAGACGTTCACCTGCAACGCCTATCTGGTCACGGGCGAACAGACGACGCTGGTCGACGCCGGTGCGTACGTCGGCGTCGTGGACGCGATCAGAGACCACGTCGACGAACTCGATCGCGTCGTCCTGACCCACCAGCACGGCGACCACGTCGCGGAGCTGGCCTCCGTCCTCGACGCGTTCGACGCCGAGTTGTACGCCTACGGCGACCACCCGCGACGAGACCACGCACTCGCCGACGGAGACACCGTCACCGTCGGTGACCACGACTGTACGGTCGTGTACACGCCGGGCCACGCCGACGACCACGTCTCGCTGGTCTCCGAGACGGCGCTGTTCTCCGGCGACGTGGTCGTCCACGACGACGGCGCGTTCGACGACGGTAGTTTCGGCCGGACCGACGCTCCCGACCAGTCTCGCGATCGCCTCGTCGAGTCGATTCGGGCCCTCCTCGACCGGCTCCCCGAGTCGGTTACGGCGATGTACGCCGGTCACGGCAGCGTCTTCGAGGGCGACGTTCGAGCGGTCGTCGAACGCGGGCTCGAACGGGCAGAACGCCGAGAGCCGAAGTACCCGGAGGAGTAG
- a CDS encoding aldo/keto reductase, with protein MEHVEAGGASIPKIGLGTWQNTGTACTETVRTALDLGYRHVDTAQVYDNERAVGEGIAAADVDRDDIFLTTKVWRSNLRRETVVSTVEESLAKLGVDYVDLLLIHWPHPRVPVEEPLDAMAELRERGLVEHLGVSNFTRSQLRAAADAVDGPIVADQVLYHPYKEQSALREYCVDAGIALTAYSPLARGRVLGDDLLARIGDRYDRSPAQVALRWLVQQDGVVAIPKSTSRDHLADNLAVFEFSLTDDEMARIHELEGGFKTKLRNRLPALMRRLPV; from the coding sequence ATGGAACACGTCGAAGCCGGCGGCGCGTCGATCCCGAAGATCGGACTCGGAACGTGGCAAAACACCGGGACAGCGTGTACCGAGACGGTTCGGACCGCTCTGGATCTCGGCTATCGACACGTCGACACCGCGCAGGTGTACGACAACGAGCGGGCGGTCGGCGAGGGGATCGCCGCGGCCGACGTGGATCGCGACGACATCTTCCTGACGACGAAGGTGTGGCGCTCGAACCTCCGGCGCGAGACGGTCGTCTCGACGGTCGAAGAGAGTCTGGCGAAACTCGGCGTCGACTACGTGGACCTGCTGTTGATCCACTGGCCCCACCCGCGAGTTCCCGTCGAGGAGCCCCTCGACGCGATGGCCGAACTGCGCGAGCGGGGACTGGTCGAACACCTCGGCGTGAGCAACTTCACGCGGTCGCAGCTCCGGGCGGCCGCCGACGCCGTCGACGGCCCGATCGTCGCCGATCAGGTGCTGTACCATCCCTACAAGGAGCAGTCGGCGCTGCGAGAGTACTGCGTCGACGCGGGGATCGCACTGACGGCCTACAGCCCGCTCGCGCGGGGGCGAGTCCTCGGAGACGATCTGTTGGCCCGGATCGGCGACCGCTACGACCGGAGTCCGGCACAGGTCGCGCTGCGCTGGCTGGTCCAGCAGGACGGCGTCGTCGCCATCCCGAAGAGCACCAGCCGCGATCACCTGGCCGACAACCTCGCAGTCTTCGAGTTCTCCCTGACCGACGACGAGATGGCCCGCATCCACGAGCTGGAGGGTGGCTTCAAGACGAAGCTTCGCAACCGTCTGCCCGCGCTGATGCGCCGGCTGCCCGTCTGA
- a CDS encoding CBS domain-containing protein codes for MSSDTVLVEDVMSTPLETTSPNATVRAVAEQMRESNVNGLFVPGADAGIVTTTDVVHAVAEGADLTETRVADVMTSPVERVETTTELNEAAAMMTNFGIKHLPVMDDHGDYVGMVSSTDTTGEFA; via the coding sequence ATGAGTTCCGACACTGTCCTCGTCGAGGACGTGATGTCGACACCGCTGGAGACGACGAGCCCGAACGCGACCGTCCGGGCCGTCGCCGAGCAGATGCGCGAATCGAACGTCAACGGGCTCTTCGTCCCGGGAGCGGACGCCGGGATCGTCACGACGACCGACGTGGTCCACGCCGTCGCCGAGGGCGCGGACCTCACGGAAACCCGAGTCGCGGACGTGATGACCTCTCCCGTCGAGCGCGTCGAGACGACGACGGAACTCAACGAGGCCGCGGCCATGATGACCAACTTCGGCATCAAACACCTCCCGGTGATGGACGATCACGGCGACTACGTCGGGATGGTCTCCTCGACAGACACGACGGGCGAGTTCGCCTAG
- a CDS encoding DUF5808 domain-containing protein — protein MADKPQSGELFGVPYNFERPSVRRMLSSYWQPGDSMLVEKPFGIGYSLNLANWRSWVVLAVVGALVWQEQGGIEEEPDAEDEAVEVVVD, from the coding sequence ATGGCCGACAAACCACAGTCCGGCGAACTCTTCGGAGTGCCGTACAACTTCGAACGCCCGAGCGTTCGACGGATGCTGTCCTCGTACTGGCAACCCGGCGACTCGATGCTCGTCGAGAAACCGTTCGGGATCGGGTACTCGCTGAACCTCGCCAACTGGCGCTCCTGGGTCGTCCTCGCGGTCGTCGGCGCACTGGTCTGGCAAGAGCAGGGCGGCATCGAGGAGGAGCCAGACGCCGAGGACGAAGCGGTCGAAGTCGTCGTCGACTGA
- a CDS encoding 30S ribosomal protein S27ae: MARHEYYSDDGQIEREQCPRCGDTFLAEHDDRKHCGKCGYTEWE, encoded by the coding sequence ATGGCCCGTCACGAGTACTACAGCGACGACGGTCAGATCGAACGCGAGCAGTGCCCCCGGTGTGGCGACACCTTCCTCGCCGAGCACGACGACCGCAAACACTGCGGCAAGTGCGGCTACACCGAGTGGGAGTAA
- a CDS encoding bifunctional N(6)-L-threonylcarbamoyladenine synthase/serine/threonine protein kinase yields the protein MRVLGIEGTAWAASAAIFEADESELRDPSAAASGDHVFIETDAYQPDSGGIHPREAAEHMGEAIPKVVERALDHARERAPDTETGPPIDAVAFSRGPGLGPCLRIVGTAARAVAQRFDVALVGVNHMVAHLEVGRYFSGFSSPICLNASGANAHVLGYRSGRYRVLGETMDTGVGNAIDKFTRHVGWSHPGGPKVEDHATRGTYVDLPYVVKGMDFSFSGIMSAAKQATDRGTPVEDVCRGLEETIFAMLTEVAERALSLTDADELVLGGGVGQNERLRSMLAEMCTQRGAEFYAPEPRFLRDNAGMIAILGARMYAAGDTLSIPDSGIDSDFRPDQVEVTWDAGEPVARVGGDADEIQGAEALVRFEGDRVIKERRPRSYRHPKLDERLRSERTRQEARLTSEARRHGVPTPVIHDVDPRDARIVFQRVGDRELRDGLTEERVRAVGRQLAAIHDAGFVHGDPTTRNVRVGAGDPGVFLIDFGLGYYTRDTEDHAMDLHVLDQSLAGTTDDAERLRAAVADAYRTASERDDTVLDRLDAIEDRGRYQ from the coding sequence ATGCGCGTTCTCGGCATCGAAGGCACAGCCTGGGCAGCCAGTGCTGCGATCTTCGAGGCGGACGAAAGTGAGCTTCGAGATCCCTCGGCGGCCGCCAGTGGCGACCACGTCTTCATCGAGACCGACGCCTACCAGCCCGACAGCGGCGGCATCCACCCCCGCGAGGCCGCCGAACACATGGGCGAGGCGATCCCCAAGGTCGTCGAGCGCGCGCTCGACCACGCCCGCGAGCGAGCGCCCGACACGGAGACGGGCCCGCCCATCGACGCCGTCGCCTTCTCGCGTGGCCCCGGCCTGGGTCCGTGTCTGCGCATCGTCGGGACGGCGGCCCGAGCCGTCGCCCAGCGGTTCGACGTGGCGCTGGTCGGCGTCAACCACATGGTCGCACACCTCGAAGTCGGACGCTACTTCTCGGGGTTTTCCTCGCCCATCTGCCTGAACGCCTCGGGTGCCAACGCGCACGTCCTCGGGTACCGCTCGGGACGGTACCGCGTGCTCGGCGAGACGATGGACACCGGCGTCGGCAACGCCATCGACAAGTTCACGCGCCACGTCGGCTGGTCTCACCCCGGCGGTCCCAAGGTCGAAGATCACGCGACGCGCGGGACGTACGTCGATCTCCCCTACGTCGTCAAGGGGATGGACTTCTCGTTCTCGGGAATCATGTCCGCCGCCAAGCAGGCCACCGACCGTGGTACGCCGGTCGAGGACGTCTGTCGCGGGCTCGAAGAGACGATCTTCGCGATGCTGACCGAAGTCGCCGAGCGCGCCCTCTCGCTGACTGACGCCGACGAACTCGTCCTCGGGGGCGGCGTCGGCCAGAACGAGCGCCTCCGATCGATGCTCGCGGAGATGTGTACGCAGCGCGGTGCGGAGTTCTACGCGCCGGAACCGCGCTTTCTCCGGGACAACGCCGGGATGATCGCGATTCTGGGCGCGCGGATGTACGCGGCCGGCGACACGCTGTCGATACCCGACTCCGGCATCGACTCGGACTTCCGGCCCGATCAGGTCGAGGTGACCTGGGATGCGGGCGAACCGGTCGCTCGCGTCGGCGGCGACGCCGACGAGATTCAGGGGGCCGAGGCGCTCGTCCGCTTCGAGGGCGACCGCGTGATCAAGGAGCGCCGTCCCCGCTCGTATCGCCACCCGAAGCTGGACGAACGGCTGCGTTCGGAGCGCACCAGACAGGAGGCCCGCCTCACCAGCGAGGCCCGCCGGCACGGCGTTCCGACGCCAGTGATACACGACGTCGACCCACGGGACGCCCGGATCGTCTTCCAGCGAGTCGGCGATCGAGAACTGCGCGACGGGCTGACCGAGGAGCGGGTGCGGGCGGTCGGGCGACAGCTCGCTGCGATCCACGACGCCGGCTTCGTCCACGGCGATCCGACGACGCGGAACGTCCGCGTCGGGGCGGGCGATCCGGGCGTCTTCCTCATCGACTTCGGACTGGGCTACTACACGCGAGACACCGAGGACCACGCGATGGACCTGCACGTCCTCGATCAGTCGCTGGCCGGCACCACTGACGACGCCGAGCGACTCCGTGCCGCCGTGGCCGACGCCTATCGGACCGCGAGCGAACGCGACGACACCGTCCTCGACCGTCTCGACGCGATCGAGGATCGCGGCCGATACCAGTGA
- a CDS encoding SDR family NAD(P)-dependent oxidoreductase — protein sequence MSDSEAAGTALITGASAGIGAALAREFARHGHDLVLVARREDRLESLAADLERHGVTAHVVAMDLAADDAPDQLWATLEDRGISVQTLVNNVGVGTHGPFAESDPDAERRQLQLNVSVLVELTRRFLDDRDAGQVLNVGSVAGFVPGAYMAGYYASKAYVNSFSQALAAEHRDSALDVTVLCPGPTETEFQERAGMGDSAVGRTLCYTPERVARAGYRGLQRGDPVVVPGLAMTVLVGLLSFVPRPLQRWGSRLVNGNR from the coding sequence ATGAGCGACAGCGAGGCAGCGGGGACGGCCCTGATCACGGGTGCCAGCGCCGGGATCGGTGCGGCACTGGCCCGGGAGTTCGCTCGCCACGGACACGACCTCGTCCTCGTGGCCCGCCGAGAGGACCGTCTCGAATCACTCGCGGCCGACCTCGAACGCCACGGCGTCACGGCTCACGTCGTCGCGATGGATCTGGCGGCGGACGACGCGCCCGATCAGCTGTGGGCGACGCTAGAGGACCGTGGCATCTCCGTCCAGACGCTCGTCAACAACGTCGGCGTCGGCACGCACGGCCCCTTCGCGGAGAGCGATCCCGACGCGGAGCGGAGACAGCTCCAGCTCAACGTCTCGGTGCTCGTCGAACTGACCCGCCGGTTTCTCGACGATCGGGACGCCGGGCAGGTCCTCAACGTCGGTTCGGTCGCGGGCTTCGTCCCCGGCGCGTACATGGCGGGCTACTACGCCAGCAAGGCCTACGTCAACAGCTTTTCCCAGGCGCTGGCGGCCGAGCACCGGGACAGCGCCCTCGACGTGACGGTGCTGTGTCCCGGCCCGACCGAGACGGAGTTCCAGGAGCGGGCGGGGATGGGCGACTCGGCGGTCGGTCGCACGCTCTGCTACACGCCCGAACGGGTGGCGCGGGCGGGATACCGGGGGCTCCAGCGCGGCGACCCCGTCGTCGTGCCGGGGCTGGCGATGACCGTCCTCGTGGGTCTGCTCTCGTTCGTCCCGCGCCCACTCCAGCGGTGGGGAAGCCGGCTCGTCAACGGGAATCGCTGA
- a CDS encoding non-canonical purine NTP pyrophosphatase: MLKFVTTNPGKVHEAREYLGAETVEQFDFDYTEVQGDDLAAVAAHGAREAYRAVGEPVIVDDSGLFVDALDGFPGPYSSYVEDRLGIERVWRLTEPEDDHSAAFETVVAYCDGDGFEAAPSSVDHDDRRGHDLAADERGGATTDAQVDGETLPVKLFRGRVPGTIVAPRGDGGFGFDPIFEHDGATFAEMDTERKNAVSHRGRALSTFAEWVETTGRIDD; the protein is encoded by the coding sequence ATGCTCAAGTTCGTCACGACCAACCCCGGGAAGGTCCACGAGGCCAGGGAGTACCTGGGCGCGGAGACGGTCGAGCAGTTCGACTTCGACTACACGGAGGTCCAGGGCGACGACCTCGCTGCCGTCGCCGCCCACGGCGCACGCGAGGCCTACCGGGCGGTCGGTGAACCCGTCATCGTCGACGACTCCGGTCTGTTCGTCGACGCGCTCGATGGGTTCCCCGGCCCGTACTCCTCGTACGTCGAAGACCGGCTCGGCATCGAGCGGGTCTGGCGACTCACCGAACCGGAAGACGACCACAGCGCCGCCTTCGAGACCGTCGTCGCCTACTGCGACGGCGACGGCTTCGAGGCCGCACCGAGCTCCGTCGATCACGACGACCGGCGCGGACACGACCTGGCCGCCGACGAGCGGGGCGGAGCGACCACCGACGCGCAGGTCGACGGTGAGACGCTCCCGGTGAAGCTGTTCCGGGGGCGCGTCCCCGGAACGATCGTCGCACCGCGAGGGGACGGCGGCTTCGGCTTCGACCCGATCTTCGAACACGACGGCGCGACCTTCGCCGAGATGGACACCGAGCGGAAAAACGCTGTCAGCCACCGCGGCCGGGCGCTTTCGACCTTCGCCGAGTGGGTCGAGACGACGGGTCGGATCGATGACTAG
- a CDS encoding universal stress protein gives MDDALVVLDTDERGRELLTEAAQLAGGADARLHVLSLLTHEAFEEKRESLDAVAAEEHTSYDDGVIMDDVHQDAEAAVEEVVGDYDVEWDVVAGRVGQAENEADRILEAAADNDIDHVFLTGDQRSPTGKAVFGDRAQAVIINFDGPVTSLLG, from the coding sequence ATGGACGACGCACTCGTCGTACTCGATACGGACGAACGTGGTCGCGAACTGTTGACCGAGGCCGCGCAGCTGGCCGGTGGCGCGGACGCGCGCCTCCACGTGCTCTCCCTGCTCACCCACGAGGCGTTCGAAGAGAAACGCGAGTCTCTCGACGCCGTGGCCGCGGAGGAACACACGAGCTACGACGACGGCGTGATCATGGACGACGTTCACCAGGACGCCGAAGCAGCCGTCGAGGAGGTCGTCGGCGACTACGACGTCGAGTGGGACGTCGTCGCGGGACGCGTCGGACAGGCCGAAAACGAGGCCGACCGCATCCTCGAAGCCGCCGCGGACAACGACATCGACCACGTGTTTCTCACCGGCGACCAGCGATCGCCAACCGGCAAGGCGGTGTTCGGTGACCGGGCCCAGGCCGTGATCATCAACTTCGACGGCCCCGTGACCTCGCTGCTGGGCTGA